The following proteins come from a genomic window of Legionella cherrii:
- the rsmH gene encoding 16S rRNA (cytosine(1402)-N(4))-methyltransferase RsmH — MAMHQSVLLHESIKGLAIKSSGIYFDGTFGRGGHSREILRHLNDEGRLYAIDKDIDAIAYATDHLGQDKRFHIFQGSFARIEEFAREADVLGKVDGILLDLGVSSPQLDNPERGFSFMQQGPLDMRMDLSQPMSAARFVNEAEAEEMASVFRLYGEERFAGRIAKAIVAARSIAPISTTLQLAEIVKEANPKWEKHKHPATRVFQAIRIHINQELNDLKSCLEQCINVLAPKGRLAVISFHSLEDRIVKQFMRDKEQGEKPPPEVPIRHEELITNFKRIGKAIMPQESEVKENVRARSAVLRIGEKLA; from the coding sequence ATGGCAATGCATCAATCAGTATTACTTCATGAGTCAATAAAAGGCTTGGCCATTAAAAGTAGTGGCATCTATTTTGATGGTACGTTTGGTCGAGGTGGCCATAGTAGAGAAATTTTACGTCATTTAAATGACGAAGGTCGTTTGTATGCCATAGATAAAGACATAGATGCAATTGCGTATGCCACAGATCATTTGGGTCAAGATAAAAGGTTCCATATATTCCAAGGCTCATTTGCACGAATTGAGGAATTTGCTCGCGAAGCAGACGTGTTGGGAAAAGTGGATGGCATTTTGTTGGACCTAGGGGTGTCGTCACCGCAGCTGGATAATCCTGAAAGAGGTTTCAGCTTTATGCAGCAAGGGCCATTAGATATGCGCATGGACCTATCTCAACCTATGAGTGCTGCTCGATTTGTTAATGAGGCAGAAGCAGAAGAAATGGCTTCGGTGTTCAGGTTATACGGAGAAGAGCGTTTTGCAGGCCGTATTGCAAAGGCGATTGTGGCTGCTCGAAGTATTGCTCCCATTTCTACAACCTTGCAATTAGCGGAAATTGTGAAGGAAGCAAATCCAAAATGGGAAAAGCACAAGCATCCCGCAACTCGTGTGTTCCAGGCGATACGAATTCATATCAATCAAGAGCTAAACGATTTAAAGAGTTGTTTGGAGCAATGCATCAATGTTTTGGCACCCAAAGGTAGATTGGCAGTGATTAGCTTTCATTCTCTTGAAGATCGCATCGTGAAACAATTTATGCGTGATAAAGAACAAGGGGAAAAACCACCTCCGGAAGTACCTATCCGTCATGAAGAATTAATTACAAATTTTAAAAGAATAGGTAAGGCGATTATGCCACAAGAAAGTGAAGTAAAAGAGAACGTCAGGGCTCGAAGTGCTGTATTGAGAATAGGGGAGAAATTAGCATGA
- the mraZ gene encoding division/cell wall cluster transcriptional repressor MraZ: protein MFRGINAITIDTKGRLAIPTRYRSALGAEEKTPLVVTIDTEETCLLLYTASQWQIIENNLQKLPSFNAAARRIQRLLIGHATDVELDANGRVLLPTVLRTYAQLEKDVVMIGQGNKFEVWNKDLWETRREQWLAEESSGTGGLPDEMKTFSL, encoded by the coding sequence ATGTTTCGTGGAATAAATGCCATCACCATTGATACTAAAGGGCGCTTAGCTATCCCTACGCGTTATCGTTCCGCGTTGGGTGCTGAAGAAAAAACGCCTTTGGTGGTGACTATCGACACCGAGGAAACATGTTTGCTGCTCTACACGGCGAGTCAATGGCAAATAATTGAAAATAATTTGCAGAAATTACCCAGTTTTAATGCAGCAGCACGACGAATTCAGCGTCTATTGATTGGTCATGCGACTGATGTTGAGCTTGATGCAAATGGAAGGGTGTTGTTACCTACAGTTTTAAGAACTTATGCGCAGTTGGAAAAAGATGTAGTGATGATAGGCCAAGGAAATAAATTTGAAGTATGGAATAAGGATCTTTGGGAAACCCGGCGTGAACAGTGGTTGGCTGAGGAAAGCTCTGGAACTGGTGGGTTACCTGATGAAATGAAAACGTTTTCTTTGTAA